One segment of Anopheles stephensi strain Indian chromosome 3, UCI_ANSTEP_V1.0, whole genome shotgun sequence DNA contains the following:
- the LOC118514423 gene encoding DNA replication licensing factor Mcm7: MQRDYAKDKETIKSFLAEFYREEDDGKKNFVYARQLTKIAHREQIQLIIDMDDLVSYRDEVAEAMQMNARRYVKLFSDAVFELLPSYKEREVMNKDTLDIFIEHRLMMQGRLHNPNDARDARNNIPMELIKRYDVYFKAPSTAKAASIRDVKADQIGKLVTVRGIVTRCTEVKPMMTVATYTCDRCGAETYQPVTSMSFKPAIDCPSEDCRVNKAGGRLYLQTRGSKFVKFQEIKIQEHSDQVPVGHIPRSLTVMCRGETTRCAQPGDHVVITGIFLPIQKTGFRAIVSGLLSETFLDAHRIVCLNKSDEGELNNELTQEELDELAKDDFYTRIASSLAPEIYGHLDVKKALLLLLVGGVDRSPDGMKIRGNINICLMGDPGVAKSQLLGYIDRLAVRSQYTTGRGSSGVGLTAAVMKDPLTGEMVLEGGALVLADQGVCCIDEFDKMADEDRVSIHEVMEQQTISIAKAGIMTCLNARVSILAAANPAYGRYNPRRTIEQNIQLPAALLSRFDLLWLIQDKADRDNDLRLAKHITYVHSHGKQPPSRIKTLDMALIRRYIALCKRKVPVITPELTDYIVNAYVELRREARNSRDMTFTSARNLLGILRLSTALARLRLADTVEKDDVKEALRLLAMSKDSLNQTEHRDTHVQNTSDKIFALVRELAGESKTVKVADIMERCTTKGYKPDEVDECIETYEELNVWQVNQTRTKITFL, encoded by the exons ATGCAGCGCGATTACGCCAAAGATAAAG AAACAATCAAATCCTTTCTGGCGGAATTTTACCGCGAGGAGGACGATGGGAAGAAGAACTTCGTTTACGCACGCCAGCTGACAAAGATTGCGCACCGGGAGCAGATACAGCTAATCATCGATATGGACGATCTGGTCAGCTACCGGGATGAGGTGGCCGAAGCCATGCAGATGAACGCCCGCCGGTATGTGAAGCTGTTCTCCGATGCCGTATTTGAGCTGCTTCCCTCGTACAAGGAGCGTGAGGTGATGAACAAGGACACGCTGGACATCTTCATCGAGCATCGGCTGATGATGCAGGGCCGGCTGCACAACCCGAACGATGCTCGGGACGCTCGCAACAACATTCCGATGGAGCTGATCAAGCGGTACGATGTGTACTTTAAGGCGCCGAGCACCGCCAAGGCGGCATCGATCCGTGACGTGAAGGCGGACCAGATCGGCAAGCTGGTGACGGTGCGTGGTATAGTGACGCGCTGCACAGAGGTGAAGCCGATGATGACGGTTGCCACGTATACGTGCGATCGGTGCGGTGCGGAAACGTACCAGCCGGTAACGTCGATGAGCTTCAAGCCGGCGATCGATTGTCCGTCGGAAGATTGCCGCGTGAACAAGGCGGGTGGTCGGCTGTATCTGCAAACTCGTGGCTCGAAGTTTGTAAAGTTCCAGGAGATTAAGATCCAGGAGCACAGCGATCAGGTACCGGTGGGTCACATCCCCCGATCGCTTACGGTGATGTGCCGGGGTGAAACGACGCGCTGTGCCCAGCCGGGTGATCATGTGGTCATTACGGGCATTTTCCTACCGATCCAGAAGACGGGCTTCCGGGCGATTGTGTCCGGATTGTTGAGCGAAACGTTCCTCGATGCACATcggattgtttgtttgaacaAGTCGGACGAAGGAGAGCTGAACAACGAGCTGACGCAGGAGGAGCTGGACGAGTTGGCGAAGGATGATTTCTACACACGCATCGCCAGCAGTCTTGCGCCGGAGATTTACGGCCATTTGGATGTGAAGAAggcgctgctgttgctgttggtcgGAGGTGTCGACCGTAGTCCGGATGGTATGAAGATCCGCGGCAACATTAACATCTGTTTGATGGGCGATCCTGGCGTGGCAAAGTCGCAGCTGCTCGGGTACATCGATCGGTTGGCGGTGCGCAGCCAGTACACGACGGGACGCGGTTCGTCAGGCGTCGGTTTGACGGCAGCCGTCATGAAGGATCCACTGACCGGCGAGATGGTTCTGGAGGGTGGCGCACTTGTGCTGGCCGACCAGGGAGTGTGCTGTATCGACGAGTTCGATAAGATGGCCGACGAGGATCGTGTATCGATACACGAGGTAATGGAACAGCAAACGATCTCGATCGCGAAGGCCGGTATTATGACGTGCTTGAATGCGCGCGTTTCCATCCTGGCCGCAGCGAATCCCGCGTACGGTCGGTACAATCCACGCCGTACGATCGAGCAGAACATTCAGCTCCCGGCTGCGCTACTTTCCCGCTTCGATCTGCTTTGGCTCATCCAGGATAAGGCCGATCGGGACAACGATCTGCGACTGGCGAAACACATCACGTACGTGCACAGTCACGGTAAGCAGCCACCGTCCCGCATCAAGACGCTCGATATGGCTCTGATCCGGCGGTACATTGCACTGTGCAAACGCAAGGTTCCCGTAATCACACCGGAACTGACGGACTACATCGTGAATGCGTACGTTGAGTTGCGCCGTGAGGCACGCAACAGCCGTGACATGACGTTCACGTCCGCCCGTAATCTGTTGGGCATTTTGCGTCTGTCAACCGCACTGGCTCGGCTCCGGTTGGCTGATACCGTCGAGAAGGATGACGTGAAGGAAGCGCTGCGACTACTTGCCATGTCAAAGGATTCACTGAACCAAACGGAGCATCGCGACACACA CGTACAAAACACCTCGGACAAGATCTTCGCCCTCGTGCGTGAACTGGCTGGTGAGAGTAAGACCGTGAAGGTAGCCGACATTATGGAGCGCTGCACGACCAAGGGCTACAAACCGGACGAGGTCGACGAGTGCATTGAAACGTACGAGGAGCTGAACGTGTGGCAGGTCAACCAGACGCGAACGAAGATCACCTTCCTCTAA
- the LOC118514427 gene encoding NEDD4 family-interacting protein 1 — protein sequence MPPTNNRPDELPPPKADFSAPPPYEANDPQQHQLNEYGSQQSVPVPELTTKLPTYEEVQMEKMINHELPMPPMGPQMPPPPPSITSMGGRGVAGVPGGPQVTFIAIDADGENITADNGLLGTDIMFVTAFLIAFLFNWIGFLVLTCFCHTIAARYGALSGFGLSLAKWTVIMKHTTDFASHENSWLWWLIMAFGFLICVRALVQYISIKRTWRLLSTSAQERLLFFY from the coding sequence ATGCCACCGACAAACAATCGGCCGGATGAACTGCCGCCACCGAAGGCAGACTTCAGTGCACCGCcaccgtacgaagcaaacgatccgcagcagcaccagctgaACGAGTATGGATCGCAGCAGTCCGTACCGGTGCCGGAGCTCACCACCAAGCTGCCCACCTACGAGGAGGTGCAGATGGAAAAGATGATCAATCACGAGCTGCCAATGCCACCGATGGGCCCGCAGATGCCACCACCGCCCCCGAGCATCACTTCGATGGGTGGCCGTGGAGTGGCGGGCGTACCCGGCGGGCCACAGGTGACGTTCATAGCGATCGATGCCGACGGGGAAAACATTACCGCGGACAATGGGCTGCTCGGTACGGACATAATGTTTGTGACCGCGTTTTTGATTGCGTTCCTGTTTAACTGGATCGGATTTTTGGTGCTGACGTGCTTCTGTCACACAATCGCTGCCCGGTACGGTGCCCTGTCCGGGTTCGGGCTGTCGCTTGCCAAGTGGACCGTCATCATGAAGCACACGACCGACTTTGCGTCGCACGAAAACTCGTGGCTGTGGTGGTTGATCATGGCGTTCGGCTTTCTGATCTGCGTGCGAGCCCTGGTGCAGTACATTAGCATCAAGCGAACCTGGCGCCTGCTGTCCACGTCCGCCCAGGAACGGCTACTGTTCTTCTACTAA
- the LOC118514426 gene encoding 60S ribosomal protein L8 — translation MGRVIRAQRKGAGSVFRAHTKKRKGQPKLRHLDYAERHGYLKGVVKQIIHDPGRGAPLAVVNFRDPYRFRLSKQLFIAAEGMYTGQFVYCGRRAQLQIGNVIPIGLMPEGTIVCNLEEKTGDRGKLARTSGNYASVIAHNPDTKRTRVKLPSGAKKVLPSANRAMVGIVAGGGRIDKPILKAGRAYHKYKVKRNCWPKVRGVAMNPVEHPHGGGNHQHIGKASTVKRGTPPGRKVGLIAARRTGRIRGGKGDEKFKEKEKK, via the exons ATGGGACGCGTTATTCGCGCGCAGCGTAAAGGTGCCGGATCAGTGTTCCGGGCACACACCAAGAAGCGAAAGGGACAGCCCAAGCTGCGCCATCTCGACTATGCCGAACGTCACGGTTACCTGAAGGGTGTCGTCAAG CAAATCATCCACGACCCAGGCCGTGGTGCCCCGCTGGCGGTCGTAAACTTCCGCGACCCCTACCGCTTCCGCCTGAGCAAGCAGCTGTTCATTGCCGCCGAAGGTATGTACACCGGCCAGTTCGTGTACTGCGGTCGTCGGGCCCAGCTGCAGATCGGTAACGTGATCCCGATCGGTCTGATGCCGGAAGGTACGATTGTGTGCAACCTGGAGGAGAAGACCGGTGACCGTGGCAAGCTGGCGCGTACGTCCGGCAACTACGCCTCGGTCATTGCGCACAACCCGGACACGAAGCGCACCCGCGTGAAGCTGCCGTCCGGTGCGAAGAAGGTGCTGCCGTCGGCTAACCGTGCGATGGTCGGTATCGTGGCCGGTGGCGGTCGTATCGACAAGCCCATCCTGAAGGCCGGTCGTGCGTACCACAAGTACAAGGTGAAGCGTAACTGCTGGCCGAAGGTGCGTGGTGTGGCGATGAACCCCGTCGAGCATCCGCACGGTGGTGGTAACCATCAGCACATCGGTAAGGCGTCGACGGTCAAGCGTGGAACGCCACCGGGTCGCAAGGTCGGTCTCATCGCTGCCCGTCGTACCGGTCGTATCCGTGGTGGCAAGGGCGACGAGAAGTtcaaggagaaggagaagaagtaa